The following proteins are co-located in the Apium graveolens cultivar Ventura chromosome 5, ASM990537v1, whole genome shotgun sequence genome:
- the LOC141724386 gene encoding sphingosine kinase 2-like isoform X2, with amino-acid sequence MPLGVVPAGTGNGMSKSLLDLVGYPCTALYAVLAVIRGHKRSLDVATILQGKTRFYSVLMLAWGLVADIDIESEKYRWMGSARMDFYALQRILHLRTYNGNVYFVPAPGFEAFGDKLTGQIVECAGGVCTRGPNQEETINIQQHGYRQSNINLQNLNWRKIEGPFISVWLHNVPWGSEDTMAAPDAKFADGYLDLIIMKTCSKLPLLALMTEMNNGNHVKSPHVLYLKVKAFILEPGSQTADPSKEGIIDSDGEVLARGKGTYKCDQKSLMTYGKLQITVDQGLATLFTPI; translated from the exons ATGCCTCTTGGAGTAGTACCTGCAG GTACCGGAAATGGTATGTCAAAATCTCTTCTGGACTTGGTTGGTTATCCATGTACAGCCCTTTATGCGGTTCTTGCGGTCATTCGAG GACATAAGCGTTCATTGGACGTAGCAACTATCTTGCAGGGGAAGACCAGATTTTATAGTGTGTTAATGCTTGCTTGGG GTTTGGTGGCTGATATTGACATAGAGTCAGAAAAGTATAGATGGATGGGGAGTGCACGAATGGACTTCTAT GCTCTTCAACGGATACTACATCTGCGAACATACAATGGGAATGTATATTTTGTACCTGCTCCGGGATTTGAAGCTTTCGGGGATAAATTAACTGGACAAATTGTTGAATGTGCTGGAGGTGTTTGTACTCGTGGTCCAAATCAAGAGGAGACAATTAATATTCAACAGCATGGATATCGACAGTCCAATATTAACCTGCAGAATTTGAATTGGAGAAAGATTGAAGGTCCTTTTATTTCAGTTTGGCTTCATAATGTACCCTGGGGAAGTGAGGACACCATGGCAGCTCCTGATGCGAAG TTCGCTGATGGTTATTTGGATCTGATCATTATGAAGACTTGCTCCAAGTTACCCTTGCTAGCTCTAATGACTGAAATGAACAACGGAAACCATGTCAAATCACCTCATGTATTGTATCTTAAG GTGAAGGCGTTCATTTTGGAACCGGGTTCGCAAACTGCTGATCCATCCAAGGAAGGGATAATTGACTCAGACGGTGAGGTCCTGGCTAGAGGAAAAGGAACATACAAATGTGACCAGAAGTCACTGATGACATATGGAAAGCTTCAAATAACCGTTGACCAAGGTTTAGCTACGCTTTTTACCCCAATCTAG